In Methanomicrobium antiquum, one DNA window encodes the following:
- the rpl7ae gene encoding 50S ribosomal protein L7Ae, translating into MSKVYAKFEVPDEIQNKALEVLEVSRDTGKIKKGSNEATKAVERGIAQLVLIGGDVEPEEIVMHLPALCDEKQCPYVIINQQNDVGAASGLEVGSAAAAIVKPGKAKELLDEVLGQIGELKQ; encoded by the coding sequence ATGTCAAAAGTTTACGCAAAATTTGAAGTTCCTGACGAAATTCAGAACAAAGCACTTGAAGTTCTTGAAGTTTCAAGGGACACAGGAAAGATTAAGAAAGGATCAAACGAAGCCACAAAGGCTGTCGAGAGAGGAATCGCACAGCTTGTATTAATCGGCGGCGACGTTGAGCCTGAAGAGATTGTTATGCACCTTCCGGCACTTTGTGACGAGAAACAGTGCCCATACGTTATTATCAACCAGCAAAACGATGTTGGTGCGGCAAGCGGCCTTGAAGTAGGTTCTGCAGCAGCAGCGATTGTCAAACCCGGCAAGGCAAAAGAACTCCTTGATGAAGTTCTTGGTCAGATAGGCGAACTTAAGCAGTGA
- a CDS encoding TrkH family potassium uptake protein — MKRIEQFSIIADDLGNVLHFISFGTCVPLIVAIIYSEWDMIAPMALVPLILYLIGTVFLMFPENKREAKLSQALFSVALIWLICAFVGAIPFWLGMGMPYIDAVFEAMSGWTDTGITMIRDVDSTSYTLLFWRSLMQWFGGLGIVAFTIVMLSRTGLNPSRFYRSEARSEAFMPSVVQQGLQMWKIYLILTVASVLFILLSGIPLWDAVNIAMVAIATGGFTVHSAGIPYYNSPLLEMLIIPVMIAGALPFKIYFLMYYKKKLSLFRDEQAWLLFFFIMLGFVVITADLLLFNGLEGATAIREGIFMSVAGVTSTGFQTSSPNTWAPVTVLFLLLLMLVGGSSGSTSGGIKLSRAALAFRGIIWWFKRSFVSSKVIIPFRYGGKIVQKAEAEAEVSKNMLIIILYLMVIFFSAIAIMHFESPLVDTSHVIFEVVSATCNNGISTGFATPDLTPFSKSVFIFAMWIGRLEIMAVIVFFMGLIKGFD, encoded by the coding sequence ATGAAACGTATTGAACAGTTTTCAATCATTGCTGATGATCTTGGAAATGTCCTGCATTTTATTAGTTTTGGCACATGTGTTCCTCTGATTGTCGCCATCATCTACAGCGAATGGGATATGATTGCTCCAATGGCCCTTGTTCCTTTGATATTATACCTGATAGGAACAGTGTTTCTGATGTTTCCCGAAAATAAAAGGGAGGCCAAATTAAGTCAGGCTCTTTTTTCAGTTGCTCTTATCTGGTTAATCTGTGCATTTGTCGGGGCAATTCCTTTCTGGCTTGGTATGGGAATGCCATATATTGATGCGGTCTTTGAGGCCATGTCAGGATGGACTGATACAGGCATTACAATGATTCGTGATGTAGATTCAACGTCTTACACATTACTTTTCTGGCGTTCACTTATGCAGTGGTTTGGTGGTCTTGGAATTGTTGCATTTACAATTGTCATGCTTTCCAGAACCGGACTGAATCCATCCCGTTTTTACCGCTCTGAAGCAAGAAGTGAGGCGTTTATGCCAAGCGTTGTTCAGCAGGGTCTTCAGATGTGGAAGATTTATCTGATTCTTACTGTTGCATCTGTTCTTTTCATCCTTTTGTCAGGAATACCCTTGTGGGATGCTGTAAATATCGCAATGGTTGCGATTGCAACAGGTGGTTTTACAGTGCATTCTGCAGGCATTCCTTATTACAACAGCCCGCTTCTTGAGATGCTTATAATCCCTGTGATGATTGCGGGTGCTCTTCCGTTTAAAATCTATTTTTTAATGTACTATAAAAAGAAGCTGAGTCTTTTCCGTGATGAACAGGCATGGCTTTTGTTCTTTTTTATAATGCTTGGATTTGTGGTAATTACAGCAGACCTTTTACTGTTCAATGGACTTGAAGGTGCTACTGCAATCAGGGAGGGAATTTTCATGTCTGTTGCAGGTGTTACAAGTACAGGATTTCAGACATCATCTCCTAACACATGGGCGCCTGTTACTGTTTTATTTCTCCTTCTCCTGATGCTTGTAGGCGGTTCTTCCGGAAGTACATCCGGTGGTATCAAGCTTTCAAGGGCGGCTTTGGCATTCAGGGGAATTATCTGGTGGTTTAAAAGATCTTTTGTTAGCTCAAAAGTAATTATTCCATTCAGGTATGGCGGGAAAATTGTTCAAAAAGCAGAAGCTGAAGCAGAAGTTTCTAAAAATATGCTTATCATCATCTTATATCTCATGGTTATTTTTTTCTCGGCGATTGCTATAATGCATTTTGAGTCGCCTTTGGTTGATACAAGTCATGTGATTTTTGAAGTTGTCTCAGCAACGTGTAATAATGGTATAAGTACTGGTTTTGCAACGCCTGATTTAACACCTTTCAGCAAGAGTGTATTTATTTTTGCAATGTGGATAGGACGTCTTGAGATTATGGCAGTTATTGTCTTTTTCATGGGATTAATCAAGGGTTTTGACTGA
- a CDS encoding desulfoferrodoxin family protein gives MGKKIEIYKCDKCGNTTLLLDSGKGQMVCCDEPMKLLSEQSADFKNEKHVPIVEKTDDGIKVTVGSTLHPMLPEHHIVMIGVIDGDDLMVHWLSPGDEPVAHFPCQNEDVKAIEYCNIHNLWTNKQ, from the coding sequence ATGGGAAAAAAAATTGAGATATACAAATGCGACAAATGTGGTAATACAACTCTTCTGTTGGATTCAGGAAAAGGACAGATGGTCTGTTGTGATGAGCCAATGAAACTTTTATCAGAGCAGAGTGCAGATTTTAAAAACGAAAAGCACGTTCCGATTGTTGAAAAAACCGATGACGGAATCAAAGTAACAGTTGGTTCAACACTTCATCCGATGTTGCCTGAACACCATATCGTGATGATTGGGGTAATTGACGGTGATGATTTAATGGTTCACTGGCTTTCACCCGGAGATGAGCCTGTTGCCCACTTCCCGTGCCAGAATGAGGATGTTAAGGCAATAGAATACTGCAATATTCACAATCTGTGGACAAACAAACAATAA
- a CDS encoding rubredoxin, whose amino-acid sequence MTGKKMKCMVCGHVYDPDKGDRDVDAGTIFSDIPAGWKCPVCGAQKASFKEI is encoded by the coding sequence ATGACAGGAAAAAAGATGAAATGTATGGTCTGTGGCCATGTATATGATCCTGATAAAGGGGATAGAGATGTAGATGCAGGAACAATTTTTTCTGACATTCCTGCAGGATGGAAATGTCCTGTATGTGGTGCTCAGAAAGCAAGTTTTAAAGAGATTTGA
- a CDS encoding dolichyl-phosphate beta-glucosyltransferase: MNIHENPEISVVIPVYNDKKSLEKAIPESISALEKITSSFELIIAEDNSNDKSKEFVENYEKTDSRVKLLHSDERQGRGKALKNAFSEAKGDIVCYYDVDLATDLDHLKELIDSIRNGADIATGSRLMKNSDIVRTTDREIASRGYNLLVRLILKSRLCDHQCGFKAFNKKQLLKLLPFVYSLHWFWDTEVLVRGQRAGYKIKEFPVRWRTGTGTTVKFNDIFSMGTDILKLWWQLR, encoded by the coding sequence ATGAATATTCATGAGAATCCGGAAATAAGTGTAGTAATCCCGGTATACAATGATAAAAAATCTCTTGAAAAGGCAATCCCTGAATCAATCTCAGCACTTGAAAAGATAACATCCTCATTTGAACTGATAATTGCCGAAGACAACAGCAACGACAAAAGCAAAGAATTTGTAGAAAATTACGAAAAAACAGACTCAAGAGTCAAACTACTTCACAGTGATGAACGGCAGGGACGGGGAAAAGCGTTAAAAAATGCATTTTCAGAGGCAAAGGGCGATATTGTCTGTTACTATGATGTCGATCTTGCAACAGATCTGGATCATCTAAAAGAGCTTATTGATTCAATAAGAAACGGTGCCGACATAGCTACCGGTTCGCGGCTGATGAAAAACAGTGATATTGTAAGAACTACTGACAGAGAAATTGCAAGCAGAGGATATAATCTTCTGGTCAGACTTATATTAAAAAGCAGGCTCTGTGATCATCAATGCGGATTTAAGGCTTTCAACAAAAAACAGCTACTAAAACTTCTACCTTTTGTATACTCACTTCACTGGTTCTGGGATACGGAAGTTTTGGTAAGAGGGCAGAGAGCCGGATACAAAATAAAAGAATTTCCGGTCAGATGGCGGACTGGAACAGGAACTACTGTAAAATTCAACGACATATTTTCAATGGGAACAGACATCCTGAAATTATGGTGGCAGCTTAGATGA
- a CDS encoding lysylphosphatidylglycerol synthase transmembrane domain-containing protein — protein sequence MNYKKAGAVLIPTIIAVGIIVYMLWRVFDDLLTALKTAVPSFLLIAVLICVFAWFLRGFRYQYILKKLVISVSILTSTACIYVSQTANLIIPARLGDLVRLFILKHIAGATYSQGLSSVVVERFFDIVTIALLGAIVLPFALDMPEWFSTVISIALLLCFAFLVFIGLFGNFRSENKYIQILLNLISEIKQASLSISALLVLGVTSVIIWIMDCLICLVIALMFNTNIPFFVIVIAIVIGNLVKAVPITPGGVGTYELAVALTLEVSGTPAAIATLIAVIDHLVKNLVTLIGGVISLYVFGDWAVSLMKRAFSRGINKEDIV from the coding sequence ATGAATTACAAAAAAGCAGGTGCTGTTTTAATTCCAACGATAATCGCTGTTGGAATTATTGTATATATGCTCTGGAGGGTTTTTGACGATCTTTTAACAGCCCTTAAAACTGCAGTTCCGTCATTTCTTTTAATTGCAGTTTTAATCTGTGTTTTTGCCTGGTTTCTACGCGGGTTCAGATACCAGTATATTCTTAAAAAACTGGTTATTTCAGTCAGTATTCTGACATCTACAGCCTGTATATATGTATCACAGACTGCAAACCTCATTATTCCTGCAAGACTTGGAGATTTGGTGCGACTTTTCATCTTAAAGCATATCGCAGGTGCAACATATTCACAGGGTCTTTCATCAGTTGTTGTAGAAAGATTCTTTGATATTGTAACTATTGCACTTTTAGGTGCTATTGTTCTCCCTTTTGCACTTGATATGCCGGAATGGTTCTCAACTGTGATTTCTATAGCCCTTTTATTGTGCTTTGCATTTCTTGTGTTCATTGGATTATTTGGAAATTTCAGATCAGAGAACAAATATATCCAAATTCTATTAAACCTCATATCAGAGATAAAACAGGCATCACTTAGTATTTCCGCACTACTTGTACTTGGAGTCACCTCAGTTATTATCTGGATAATGGACTGTCTCATCTGTCTGGTAATTGCATTGATGTTCAATACAAATATTCCCTTTTTTGTAATTGTTATTGCAATAGTTATTGGAAATCTGGTGAAAGCGGTTCCCATAACTCCGGGAGGCGTTGGTACATACGAACTTGCAGTTGCACTGACTCTTGAGGTTTCCGGAACTCCGGCGGCAATTGCAACACTGATTGCAGTAATAGACCACCTGGTCAAAAATCTGGTTACTTTAATTGGAGGAGTAATATCTCTGTATGTTTTTGGAGACTGGGCAGTAAGTCTTATGAAACGCGCCTTTTCAAGGGGAATTAACAAAGAGGATATTGTTTGA
- a CDS encoding 50S ribosomal protein L24e has product MVEKFVCSFCGEQIEPGTGKMYVKKDGSIFYFCSSKCQNNYRLKRVPRRVTWTAAGRKALGKE; this is encoded by the coding sequence ATGGTGGAGAAATTTGTATGTTCATTCTGCGGAGAACAGATTGAGCCTGGAACAGGAAAGATGTATGTTAAAAAAGATGGTTCAATCTTTTATTTCTGCAGCTCAAAGTGCCAGAACAACTACCGCCTAAAAAGAGTTCCACGCCGTGTGACCTGGACCGCAGCAGGCAGAAAAGCGCTCGGCAAGGAGTGA
- a CDS encoding 30S ribosomal protein S28e, translating into MADATPAEVIEIIGPTGMHGEAFQVKCRILDGSNKGRIITRNTVGPIREGDVLMLIETEREAKKLSRR; encoded by the coding sequence ATGGCAGATGCAACGCCGGCAGAAGTTATTGAGATTATCGGTCCGACAGGAATGCACGGAGAAGCTTTCCAGGTCAAATGCCGTATTCTCGATGGCTCAAACAAAGGAAGGATTATAACCCGCAACACAGTCGGGCCAATCCGCGAGGGCGATGTGCTTATGCTCATCGAGACCGAACGTGAAGCTAAGAAATTATCGAGGCGCTAA
- a CDS encoding FprA family A-type flavoprotein — MAVREICKGVYSVGVIDWDREVFDNLLPIPEGTTYNSYLIEGSEKTVLIDGVDFGFEEEFITNLARSGVSKIDYIVVNHSEQDHSGAIPVFLELFPGAKVVTSEKCKEFLKIFHNIPDFRIIVVGDGETISLGDKTLEFLITPWVHWPDTMMTYLREDKILFSCDFFGSHYATGNLFVDDDREMHYVLAKRYFAGIMMPFRGKVKDYLDRLSGYELEIIAPSHGPLYKDTNYIIDAYTEWSSDKVRNRVIIPYISMHGSTEKMVKYLTEALLSRGIEVRPFNLANADIGRIAMDLLDAATIIVASPTVLFGPHPKAANIAFLANILKPKARLVGIIGSYGWGGKTVNSLSAMIGKLDVEVLDPVYIKGLPDEEAYAGIEKLADEILNKHKEYNIL, encoded by the coding sequence ATGGCAGTCAGGGAGATTTGCAAAGGAGTATATTCGGTTGGAGTTATTGACTGGGACAGAGAAGTCTTTGACAATCTGTTGCCAATTCCGGAAGGTACAACTTATAATTCCTATCTAATCGAGGGAAGTGAAAAAACAGTTCTAATAGATGGTGTAGACTTTGGATTTGAAGAAGAGTTCATAACAAATCTTGCACGATCTGGTGTCTCAAAGATTGACTATATAGTTGTAAATCATTCAGAACAGGATCATTCCGGTGCAATTCCTGTATTTTTGGAGCTTTTCCCCGGTGCTAAAGTGGTAACTTCTGAAAAATGCAAAGAGTTTTTAAAAATATTTCACAATATTCCTGACTTTAGGATTATTGTTGTCGGAGATGGTGAGACAATCTCACTTGGTGACAAGACCCTTGAATTTTTAATTACTCCGTGGGTACACTGGCCTGATACCATGATGACCTATCTTCGTGAGGACAAAATTTTATTCTCATGTGACTTTTTCGGATCACATTACGCAACAGGAAATCTGTTTGTTGATGATGACAGGGAAATGCATTATGTCCTTGCAAAAAGGTATTTTGCAGGAATAATGATGCCTTTCAGAGGAAAGGTCAAAGATTACCTGGACAGGCTTTCAGGATATGAGTTAGAGATTATTGCACCAAGTCACGGACCACTTTACAAAGACACTAATTACATAATTGACGCATACACTGAATGGAGTTCGGATAAGGTTAGAAACAGGGTAATTATTCCTTATATATCAATGCATGGAAGCACTGAAAAGATGGTTAAGTACTTAACAGAGGCATTGCTTTCAAGAGGAATTGAAGTACGCCCTTTTAATCTTGCAAATGCGGATATTGGACGAATTGCAATGGATCTTTTGGATGCCGCAACAATAATCGTTGCATCACCGACAGTTCTTTTCGGTCCGCATCCAAAAGCAGCAAACATTGCATTTCTTGCAAACATACTAAAACCAAAGGCGAGACTTGTTGGAATAATCGGTTCATATGGATGGGGAGGAAAGACTGTAAACTCTCTTTCTGCAATGATTGGAAAACTTGATGTAGAGGTGCTTGACCCTGTCTACATAAAAGGTCTTCCTGACGAAGAAGCCTATGCGGGGATTGAAAAATTAGCTGATGAAATCTTAAATAAACATAAGGAATACAATATTCTTTAA
- a CDS encoding rubredoxin: MKVWKCKKCGYIYDSRIGDAGSGIKAGTAFEDIPDDWRCPRCAAKKDKFESIEIEG; this comes from the coding sequence ATGAAAGTATGGAAATGTAAAAAATGTGGATATATCTATGATTCACGTATTGGTGATGCAGGCTCAGGAATAAAGGCAGGAACAGCCTTTGAAGATATTCCTGACGACTGGAGATGTCCAAGGTGTGCGGCAAAAAAAGATAAATTTGAGTCGATAGAAATCGAGGGATGA
- the ndk gene encoding nucleoside-diphosphate kinase: protein MDQTFLMIKPDGVQRGLVGEIVARFEKKGLKLVAAKFESLPEERVMEHYSEHKDKPFFPGLKSYIMSGPCFLMVWEGKNVVSITRQMIGATNPAEALPGTIRGDFALEIGMNVIHGSDSDETAKREIAIHFKKEEITSYERVDEKYLYE from the coding sequence ATGGATCAGACATTCTTAATGATCAAACCTGACGGTGTCCAGCGCGGACTCGTTGGTGAGATTGTTGCACGCTTTGAAAAGAAAGGTCTCAAACTTGTTGCGGCAAAATTTGAGTCACTTCCAGAAGAGCGTGTAATGGAACATTACTCCGAACACAAAGACAAACCGTTCTTCCCGGGACTCAAATCATACATCATGAGCGGACCGTGCTTTTTGATGGTTTGGGAAGGCAAAAATGTCGTTTCAATTACCCGCCAGATGATTGGCGCAACCAATCCTGCAGAGGCACTTCCGGGCACAATCCGTGGAGACTTTGCTCTTGAGATTGGAATGAATGTAATACACGGTTCAGACTCAGACGAGACTGCAAAACGTGAGATTGCAATTCACTTCAAAAAAGAAGAAATCACCTCCTATGAAAGAGTAGATGAGAAATACCTCTACGAGTAA
- a CDS encoding DUF2298 domain-containing protein gives MQIFSVIIWIIILKFIQMSIWPLLKSPLGRFSYGISYPASLIVFALLSWYCGLFHLPVHFALVFFVVLLFYYFYKGEYTKKEIFENIRWDIVFFLFFLFMLEVRYLNPSISYAEKFMDHAFLASIINNPTVPPVDPWYSGGNLDIYYYLGHWIFGSLGVISGIKSTIVFNLILPTVFANTAVSLYAIGRLLLNRYEWLLLFPLFIVNPAFIYHLILGKSIQTVIWDSTRTIDAAITEYPVFSMLWGDPHAHVISFLNQALFLFLLIFCYMKWNESDEKTKWILAVLLSISLGSMPLLNTWDVLIYAPVLLLTGILIFFRNKNRNEDKHKITPDKSFLKSDLYLYLTKALPLKIFIIVPVLSVIIYLPYYLMLNTSGVEGIGIVHAPTSPFAFILVYGFFLAVLYLECLNDLKKRPWILAFLIPFGFFGYIGAGLCVVPALALVLRKNRTAQDILGSLGLLIIIFTEIIYLKDNMGDDYFRMNTVFKFSLIAWMMLGISCFTFIGKYLDKKFPENSKTEISQKMICQNQTWPGKIKLPENKKCAYLLGIAICIILILPVLLPDMNYGYGGKTLDGMDWIKTHHPYDYEAIEFLRSLNGTVNIVEAENNDYTYYSRVSSMTGYPTIIGMPFHEQMWRGDLGLVGERMSDVRKIYENPDDCISLMKKYGMTHIFVGKSEDEIYNVNLPYNQFKEIFRNEGATIYALY, from the coding sequence ATGCAGATTTTTTCAGTTATTATCTGGATAATAATTCTCAAGTTTATCCAGATGTCAATCTGGCCGCTTTTGAAATCACCTTTGGGAAGGTTCTCATACGGGATTTCATATCCTGCATCATTAATTGTTTTTGCACTTCTGTCATGGTACTGTGGACTTTTTCATCTGCCTGTTCATTTTGCACTTGTTTTTTTTGTAGTACTCTTATTCTATTATTTTTATAAGGGAGAATATACAAAGAAGGAAATTTTTGAAAATATCAGATGGGATATTGTTTTCTTCCTTTTCTTTTTATTCATGCTTGAAGTCAGATACTTAAACCCCTCCATCTCTTATGCCGAAAAATTTATGGATCATGCATTTTTGGCATCAATCATAAACAATCCAACTGTTCCTCCTGTCGATCCGTGGTATTCAGGAGGAAATCTTGACATCTATTATTATCTCGGTCACTGGATCTTTGGATCACTTGGAGTAATTTCAGGAATAAAATCAACAATAGTATTCAATCTTATTCTTCCAACCGTCTTTGCAAATACTGCCGTTTCGCTTTATGCCATAGGAAGACTTTTATTAAACAGATATGAATGGCTTTTGCTTTTCCCCCTTTTCATAGTAAATCCTGCATTTATATATCACTTAATTCTTGGAAAAAGCATACAGACTGTTATCTGGGATAGTACAAGAACTATTGACGCCGCAATTACGGAATATCCTGTATTTTCAATGCTCTGGGGTGATCCACACGCACATGTAATTTCTTTTTTAAACCAGGCACTATTCCTGTTCCTTTTAATATTCTGCTATATGAAATGGAATGAATCAGATGAGAAGACAAAATGGATTCTTGCAGTGCTTCTTTCAATCAGTCTTGGCTCAATGCCGCTTTTAAACACATGGGATGTTTTGATATATGCTCCGGTACTTTTGTTGACAGGTATTCTGATCTTTTTCAGAAACAAAAATAGAAATGAAGATAAACACAAGATCACTCCTGATAAGTCCTTTCTAAAATCAGATCTTTATTTATACCTGACAAAGGCCCTGCCGCTTAAAATTTTTATTATTGTACCTGTATTATCAGTAATCATATACCTCCCATATTATCTGATGCTGAATACTAGCGGAGTAGAAGGTATTGGAATTGTACATGCTCCAACAAGTCCTTTCGCGTTTATTCTGGTATACGGGTTTTTTCTGGCAGTTCTATACTTAGAATGCCTAAATGATCTCAAAAAAAGACCATGGATTTTAGCATTCTTAATTCCATTTGGATTTTTTGGATACATTGGAGCAGGTCTTTGTGTAGTTCCTGCTTTGGCGCTTGTTTTAAGGAAAAACAGGACTGCTCAGGATATTTTGGGATCGCTTGGACTTTTAATAATTATTTTTACAGAGATCATATATTTAAAAGACAATATGGGCGATGACTATTTCAGGATGAACACTGTCTTTAAATTTTCACTCATTGCCTGGATGATGCTTGGAATATCATGCTTTACGTTCATCGGGAAATATCTTGACAAAAAGTTCCCCGAAAATTCCAAAACTGAAATAAGTCAGAAAATGATTTGTCAAAATCAGACCTGGCCTGGCAAAATCAAATTGCCGGAAAACAAAAAATGTGCGTATCTGCTGGGAATAGCAATATGTATAATATTAATCCTGCCAGTACTCCTCCCTGACATGAATTACGGATATGGAGGAAAGACACTTGACGGAATGGACTGGATAAAAACACACCATCCATATGACTATGAAGCAATTGAATTTTTAAGAAGCCTGAATGGTACTGTAAACATCGTTGAGGCTGAAAACAATGATTACACCTACTACTCAAGAGTTTCCTCAATGACCGGCTATCCAACAATTATAGGAATGCCATTTCATGAACAGATGTGGAGAGGAGATTTGGGACTTGTTGGTGAGAGAATGTCTGATGTCAGAAAAATATATGAAAATCCGGATGACTGCATATCTCTTATGAAAAAATATGGAATGACCCATATATTTGTTGGTAAATCAGAAGATGAAATTTATAATGTCAATCTTCCATACAACCAGTTTAAAGAAATTTTCAGGAATGAAGGTGCGACAATTTATGCGCTTTATTAA